In Bacteroidia bacterium, a genomic segment contains:
- a CDS encoding NADH-quinone oxidoreductase subunit B has translation MSEKNLTNINQKVERLEGYEGPGFLATTLDKAVGLARKNSLWPLPFATSCCGIEFMATMASHYDLARFGSERLSFSPRQADMLMVMGTIAKKMGPVLRQVYEQMAEPKWVLSVGACASSGGIFDTYSVLQGIDRIIPVDVYVPGCPPRPEQILEGVMKIQELVHNESLRRRNSPEYAELMASYGIK, from the coding sequence ATGAGCGAAAAAAATTTAACCAATATAAACCAAAAGGTAGAACGTTTAGAAGGCTATGAAGGACCTGGATTTTTAGCTACCACATTAGATAAAGCCGTTGGTCTGGCACGCAAAAATTCGCTGTGGCCACTACCTTTTGCAACATCATGTTGTGGTATTGAGTTTATGGCTACCATGGCATCGCACTATGATCTGGCAAGATTTGGTTCAGAGCGTTTAAGTTTTTCTCCGCGCCAGGCAGATATGTTGATGGTAATGGGAACCATTGCAAAAAAAATGGGACCTGTATTACGACAGGTTTACGAACAAATGGCCGAACCCAAATGGGTGCTTTCTGTTGGCGCATGTGCAAGTTCCGGTGGAATATTTGACACCTACAGCGTTTTACAGGGTATTGACAGAATTATTCCTGTTGATGTTTATGTGCCGGGATGCCCACCACGCCCTGAACAAATTCTGGAAGGTGTAATGAAAATTCAGGAATTGGTGCACAACGAATCATTACGCAGAAGAAACTCTCCAGAATATGCAGAGCTTATGGCAAGTTACGGAATTAAATAG
- the ndhC gene encoding NADH-quinone oxidoreductase subunit A, giving the protein MVLLSTPVDYLPIAIMFIVAMGFVLTTIFVTHLLGPKRKSEIKLDTFECGIESKDNARLPFSIKYFLIAILFVLFDIEVIFMYPWAVSFLKLGMVGFLEMLLFLSLLLVGFIYIIRKGALKWE; this is encoded by the coding sequence ATGGTACTTTTAAGCACACCCGTAGATTATCTGCCAATTGCCATCATGTTTATTGTAGCAATGGGATTTGTACTCACCACCATCTTTGTTACTCATTTGTTGGGTCCAAAAAGAAAATCAGAAATCAAACTCGACACATTTGAATGTGGTATTGAATCGAAAGACAATGCACGCTTGCCATTCTCCATCAAATATTTCTTAATAGCTATTTTATTTGTGTTGTTTGACATAGAGGTGATTTTTATGTACCCGTGGGCAGTAAGTTTTTTAAAATTAGGAATGGTAGGCTTTCTTGAAATGTTACTCTTTCTATCACTGTTGCTAGTTGGATTTATTTACATAATCCGCAAAGGCGCACTTAAATGGGAATAA
- a CDS encoding NADH-quinone oxidoreductase subunit C, translated as MFNTIEPEALREQLTAQFAEKILLVEKHYDVTVAEVSHDVIKNVIVFFKEQGFQFLTSCNGLHLPAAEKKFGMIYHLHDFKRNLRIRIKTFTHNDPPHFPTMTDIFPAANWMEREAYDFFGFRFDGHPNLRRILNEDSMEGWPLRKEYPLEDQARFDKDDRMFGR; from the coding sequence ATGTTTAACACGATTGAACCAGAAGCATTACGCGAGCAACTTACAGCACAGTTTGCAGAAAAAATTTTATTAGTTGAAAAGCATTACGATGTTACAGTTGCCGAAGTATCACACGATGTGATAAAAAATGTAATTGTATTTTTTAAGGAGCAAGGTTTTCAGTTTTTGACTTCCTGCAATGGCCTACATCTTCCTGCTGCAGAAAAAAAATTCGGAATGATTTATCATCTGCACGATTTTAAACGCAACCTCCGTATCAGAATTAAAACATTTACCCATAACGATCCTCCACATTTTCCAACAATGACAGATATTTTTCCTGCCGCTAACTGGATGGAGCGTGAAGCTTATGATTTTTTTGGGTTTCGTTTTGATGGTCACCCAAACCTTCGCAGAATTTTAAACGAAGACAGTATGGAGGGATGGCCGTTACGTAAAGAATATCCGCTTGAAGACCAGGCACGATTTGATAAAGACGATAGGATGTTTGGAAGATAA
- a CDS encoding T9SS type A sorting domain-containing protein, translating into MKCILRSFLLACCLCITSFAFSQVTTMIGAANGGNFDLAGGWAGNSWAATNNISPTVNDDWVISTAAGATSGTQAAYVSSNPAAGVPPYNYTLANVDTLILARTLPVNIPVGQSCITLSFQWKCMGENDVSNSDLDNFKVYFIPKAGPITTNDIQSQYQVGSIWYNGSNVWNAETINLDPKFAGSGVNYTLAFVFSSNGSLGTQPPAAIDDVLLTRQAPTALPSCVTYTAPSNGATGLSPCNVALTWNHSLGCNGATSYQVWTATAFGGPYTMQGTTSAGSYNLTGLLANTTYYWYIIPVNSFGANTAGCNLFRYSFTTGTNPVVSGVPPYFEDFEGCVNWTMYNGGLTNQWHIGNGTSAGGNRGMYVSNNGGATNTYTVTNSSTVHAMSNTIIDLTGGGACINLAFSYRCAGENGYDWLDVFAVPVAYVPTAGVGIPGGVVGGVLPNLANPVRIAGPINGQSSYTTFTASLNALTGRQFRLVFSWRNDGSVGTQPPAAVDNISITSTSGPVNDAPCTATFIPPLSPAGLYLPGSNICGSNTDEPSAPGCWTNTGGASQINTVWYRFRAPSSGCVKIRTERGSLYDTQIALYTRHPLTGIVPCGSGNTLTYVNCNDNRAGCGVSNYLNSEISQSGLVPGFDYYIAVDGKNGDVGTFTLFIMDGGAGCGNNYPPTPGADCSSPNIVCGSTISVPNPGYQGYGSLCDFVGGSGNCLLSGDRGGAWYQVNIIAAGTLNFDIVPNDFNGSTATDYDFAVWKTAGSGTLATCASIANSGTQTQGLVRCNYSALGVTGCYNVGNSPAIYPGFNGAYETGIPVAAGETYYIFVSNYSNSTAGFSLNFTYTSPSPGTVISSSVSNGGTIIWSGTVSTSWTDPNNWGGCAIPSCSGATGETDALIPALYVNPPIITGTVNCRNLTINPGATLTIAGTGVLEICKDYKNNGNFVAQPGSRVIFDGPATGTYTGNQNIDGNLTGTNAFYHLDIFKASMANQVLANQDFDVLGNLKVGYNSGTSATNRLTNFLTQPGGNGKYVKVGGNFLVYQDAGGTAAFVTGGGSVLEFTGAANQDYMNRNNLGSVFVNQSTPSTITVQPHGGTAFGHMTLNATGTLTFGSGKIVVNGSINNAGVPTNNKGYVEMLNPLPGTITGMNNTSYISGTGTSPVIYTLKKATTGAVGIYDLPVGTIAKYSNINLDVKTALAPNPLYFLVGFDNTVPASNTAFTGSATDECTVKYHSAGATALNNGLWRIITGTAAAGTGGILDVSLTENGYSNNVTGQTVMFNKLGNPATAADWLLNPFPANACISGTALPGPVSRTNMQWNVIKPASLTTPLMFGTAQAPSPLPVEYLALTAKGVQNTIKVEWSTASEKNNKGYEVQRSTDGQLFEVIGWVNGHGTTNLMNMYQYTDINVSKGINYFYRLKQIDFDGMFDISKKVAASISDNNLSFNVSPNPYTEQTNVVYQLDQTSEVTLEVFNKLGQKVTTLHKGVQEPGTYQYPFNAKQYGFSAGVYTVKMTINSQIFTRLLFENN; encoded by the coding sequence ATGAAATGTATTCTACGCTCCTTTCTACTTGCATGTTGCCTCTGTATAACAAGTTTTGCCTTTTCGCAAGTCACCACTATGATTGGTGCTGCCAACGGTGGCAACTTTGATTTAGCTGGCGGTTGGGCCGGAAATAGCTGGGCAGCCACTAACAATATCAGCCCTACTGTAAATGATGATTGGGTTATCAGTACCGCTGCAGGTGCAACATCAGGTACGCAAGCTGCCTATGTATCATCAAATCCGGCTGCCGGAGTACCACCATATAACTACACATTAGCAAATGTTGATACTTTAATTTTGGCTCGTACTTTACCAGTTAATATACCGGTAGGCCAATCATGTATCACTTTGAGTTTTCAGTGGAAGTGTATGGGCGAAAATGATGTAAGCAACAGTGACTTAGATAACTTTAAAGTTTATTTTATTCCTAAAGCCGGACCCATCACCACCAACGATATACAGTCGCAATATCAGGTAGGTTCTATTTGGTATAATGGCTCTAACGTTTGGAATGCTGAAACAATCAACCTCGATCCGAAATTTGCCGGTAGTGGTGTAAATTATACTTTGGCTTTTGTATTTTCTTCAAATGGCTCGCTTGGAACACAACCTCCGGCAGCCATTGATGATGTATTACTTACTCGTCAGGCGCCAACAGCTTTGCCTTCTTGTGTAACTTATACAGCACCATCAAATGGAGCAACCGGACTTTCACCTTGTAATGTTGCATTAACATGGAATCATTCTCTTGGATGCAATGGTGCCACAAGCTATCAGGTATGGACAGCAACGGCTTTTGGCGGACCTTATACCATGCAGGGAACTACTTCTGCCGGCTCATACAATCTAACCGGATTATTAGCCAATACTACATATTACTGGTACATCATTCCGGTAAACTCTTTTGGTGCAAATACTGCAGGATGTAACTTATTTCGTTATTCATTTACCACAGGAACAAACCCTGTAGTCAGCGGTGTCCCACCTTACTTTGAAGATTTTGAAGGATGTGTAAACTGGACGATGTATAACGGAGGACTTACCAACCAATGGCATATAGGTAATGGAACCAGTGCCGGTGGCAACAGAGGTATGTATGTTTCGAATAATGGTGGAGCTACCAATACTTATACTGTAACTAATAGTTCTACTGTCCATGCCATGAGCAACACCATTATTGACCTCACTGGTGGTGGTGCTTGTATCAACTTGGCATTTTCTTACCGCTGTGCCGGAGAAAATGGTTATGATTGGTTAGATGTATTTGCAGTGCCTGTAGCTTATGTTCCTACTGCCGGTGTAGGAATCCCCGGTGGTGTAGTTGGTGGCGTATTACCAAACTTAGCTAACCCAGTTCGAATTGCAGGACCAATAAACGGACAATCAAGTTATACTACTTTTACAGCCTCACTCAATGCATTGACAGGAAGGCAATTCCGATTGGTGTTTAGCTGGAGAAATGATGGCTCTGTTGGAACACAACCTCCTGCAGCAGTGGATAATATCAGCATTACATCAACAAGCGGCCCTGTAAATGATGCACCTTGCACAGCAACATTTATTCCTCCATTATCTCCTGCAGGTTTATATCTTCCCGGAAGTAATATATGTGGAAGTAATACAGATGAGCCAAGTGCACCCGGATGTTGGACTAACACGGGCGGTGCCAGCCAAATCAACACTGTTTGGTATCGTTTTAGAGCACCAAGCAGTGGATGCGTAAAAATCCGTACTGAAAGAGGCTCATTATATGATACACAAATTGCACTATATACAAGACATCCTTTAACGGGGATTGTTCCTTGTGGATCAGGAAATACACTAACCTATGTAAATTGTAATGACAATCGTGCAGGTTGCGGTGTTTCTAATTATCTTAACTCAGAAATATCACAATCCGGATTAGTACCGGGATTTGATTATTACATAGCTGTTGACGGTAAAAATGGTGATGTTGGAACATTTACATTGTTTATTATGGATGGCGGTGCCGGTTGTGGTAATAATTATCCGCCAACGCCCGGTGCCGATTGCTCATCACCAAATATTGTTTGTGGATCAACTATTTCTGTTCCAAACCCGGGTTATCAGGGATATGGTTCTTTATGTGACTTTGTTGGCGGTAGCGGTAATTGCTTGCTTTCCGGTGATAGAGGTGGTGCCTGGTATCAGGTTAATATCATAGCCGCAGGTACACTAAATTTCGATATTGTACCAAATGATTTTAACGGCTCTACTGCAACTGACTATGATTTTGCTGTTTGGAAAACTGCAGGTAGTGGAACATTAGCGACTTGTGCATCTATTGCTAATTCAGGAACTCAAACACAAGGTTTAGTAAGATGTAATTATAGTGCATTAGGTGTCACCGGATGTTATAACGTTGGTAATTCACCAGCTATTTACCCTGGGTTTAATGGTGCTTATGAAACAGGCATTCCGGTTGCAGCAGGTGAAACCTATTACATTTTTGTAAGTAATTATAGTAACAGTACTGCTGGATTTTCATTAAACTTTACTTATACTTCACCAAGTCCGGGAACAGTAATATCCTCCAGTGTTTCTAATGGAGGAACAATAATTTGGTCAGGAACGGTAAGCACATCATGGACAGATCCAAACAACTGGGGCGGATGTGCCATACCAAGTTGTAGCGGTGCAACAGGTGAAACGGATGCATTAATTCCTGCATTATATGTCAACCCTCCTATAATTACAGGAACTGTTAATTGTCGTAATTTAACTATTAATCCGGGAGCTACTTTAACAATAGCCGGAACAGGGGTGCTAGAAATATGTAAAGACTATAAAAACAATGGAAATTTCGTTGCTCAGCCAGGCTCAAGAGTGATTTTTGATGGTCCGGCAACAGGCACTTATACAGGTAATCAGAATATTGATGGTAACCTGACCGGTACGAATGCTTTCTACCATCTGGATATTTTTAAAGCATCTATGGCTAATCAGGTTCTGGCAAATCAGGATTTTGATGTACTTGGTAATTTAAAAGTTGGATATAATTCCGGCACATCAGCTACTAACCGGTTGACAAATTTCTTAACACAACCTGGTGGCAATGGAAAATATGTAAAAGTTGGAGGCAATTTTCTTGTATATCAGGATGCCGGTGGTACAGCAGCATTTGTTACAGGAGGTGGTTCTGTATTAGAGTTTACAGGGGCAGCCAATCAAGATTATATGAACAGAAATAACCTCGGTAGTGTTTTTGTTAACCAATCTACTCCATCAACTATTACCGTTCAGCCCCATGGAGGAACAGCTTTTGGTCACATGACTTTAAACGCAACCGGAACATTAACTTTTGGTTCAGGTAAAATTGTAGTCAATGGTTCCATCAATAATGCCGGTGTCCCCACCAATAATAAAGGCTATGTGGAAATGCTAAATCCATTGCCAGGAACAATTACAGGTATGAATAATACCAGCTATATTTCAGGAACCGGAACTTCTCCAGTAATTTATACACTTAAAAAGGCAACAACAGGTGCTGTTGGTATCTATGATTTACCTGTGGGTACAATAGCTAAATATTCCAACATTAACCTTGATGTAAAAACAGCGTTAGCACCCAACCCTTTATATTTCCTTGTTGGTTTTGACAATACAGTGCCTGCCTCCAATACTGCTTTTACAGGCAGCGCTACAGATGAGTGCACTGTTAAATACCATTCTGCAGGAGCTACAGCCTTGAACAATGGTTTATGGAGAATTATCACAGGAACCGCTGCTGCAGGAACTGGAGGCATTTTAGATGTGTCACTAACAGAAAATGGGTATAGTAATAATGTAACCGGGCAAACTGTAATGTTTAACAAATTAGGCAATCCTGCAACTGCTGCAGATTGGTTATTAAATCCATTTCCGGCAAATGCTTGTATCAGCGGGACAGCACTTCCCGGTCCTGTTTCAAGAACAAACATGCAATGGAACGTAATAAAGCCGGCTTCCCTAACAACTCCCCTCATGTTTGGTACTGCACAGGCTCCTTCGCCTTTACCGGTAGAATATCTTGCGCTTACAGCTAAAGGTGTACAAAACACTATTAAAGTAGAGTGGTCAACTGCCAGCGAGAAGAATAACAAAGGTTATGAAGTGCAACGAAGTACTGATGGACAATTGTTTGAAGTAATCGGCTGGGTAAATGGTCATGGTACTACTAACTTGATGAATATGTATCAATATACTGATATTAATGTTTCAAAAGGAATCAACTATTTCTATCGTCTGAAACAAATTGATTTTGATGGCATGTTTGATATCAGTAAGAAAGTTGCTGCATCAATTAGCGATAACAATTTATCTTTTAATGTTAGTCCTAATCCTTATACAGAACAGACTAATGTAGTGTATCAATTAGATCAGACCTCTGAAGTAACTCTTGAAGTTTTTAATAAACTCGGACAGAAGGTAACCACACTACATAAAGGAGTTCAGGAACCCGGTACATACCAGTATCCTTTCAACGCTAAGCAATATGGTTTTTCTGCAGGTGTTTATACAGTAAAGATGACCATTAACAGTCAAATTTTCACAAGGTTGCTTTTTGAAAACAACTAG
- a CDS encoding NADH-quinone oxidoreductase subunit D, producing the protein MKEEIKQELIGREYTTLNLGPTHPATHGIFQNVLKMDGEIIIESTPTIGYIHRAFEKLAERRPYGQVTTITDRLNYCSSPINNMGWHMTVEKLAGIKLPKRVEYLRVIIMELARIADHIICNSVIGVDSGAMTGFLYVFQFREHIYEIYEEICGARITTNIGRIGGLERDFSQTAWLKIEKLLKELPRGLKEFEDLLIRNRIFMDRTINCGPISAEMALAYSFTGPNLRAAGIDYDVRVMNPYSSYEEFDFMIPLGTNGDTYDRFMVREQEMKESMSIIKQAMQKLDKLEDKTSFNAEVPEFYLPPKNEVYNEMEALIWHFKIIMAETAVPKGEVYHCVEGANGELGYYLISDGGRTPYRLHIRRPCFIYYQAYPEMIKGAYLSDAILTMSSMNVIAGELDA; encoded by the coding sequence ATGAAAGAAGAAATCAAACAAGAGCTTATCGGCAGAGAATATACTACTCTAAATCTTGGTCCAACGCATCCTGCAACACATGGAATTTTTCAGAATGTGCTTAAAATGGATGGTGAAATAATTATTGAGTCAACACCAACTATCGGATATATTCATCGTGCATTTGAAAAACTCGCAGAGCGAAGACCTTATGGACAGGTTACAACCATTACCGATCGTTTGAACTATTGCTCCTCGCCTATCAACAATATGGGATGGCACATGACGGTAGAAAAACTGGCAGGGATAAAACTTCCAAAGCGTGTTGAATATTTACGTGTCATCATCATGGAGCTTGCACGTATTGCAGATCATATTATCTGCAACTCTGTTATTGGTGTTGACAGTGGCGCCATGACAGGTTTCTTATATGTCTTTCAGTTTCGTGAACATATATATGAAATTTACGAAGAAATTTGCGGAGCCAGAATAACAACAAACATTGGAAGAATTGGTGGATTAGAAAGAGATTTTTCACAGACTGCCTGGTTGAAAATTGAAAAGCTGTTGAAGGAGCTTCCAAGAGGATTAAAAGAGTTTGAAGACCTGTTGATACGTAACCGTATTTTTATGGATCGCACAATCAACTGCGGACCCATTTCGGCTGAAATGGCTTTAGCATACTCTTTCACCGGACCCAATCTTAGAGCTGCCGGAATAGATTATGATGTTCGTGTCATGAATCCATACTCATCATACGAAGAGTTTGATTTTATGATTCCCTTAGGAACTAATGGCGACACCTACGATCGTTTTATGGTTCGCGAGCAAGAGATGAAAGAAAGCATGAGCATTATAAAACAAGCCATGCAAAAATTAGATAAACTAGAAGATAAAACCTCCTTCAATGCCGAAGTGCCTGAATTTTATTTACCTCCTAAAAACGAAGTATATAATGAAATGGAAGCATTAATATGGCACTTTAAAATAATCATGGCAGAAACTGCTGTACCAAAAGGTGAAGTGTATCATTGTGTTGAAGGCGCAAACGGTGAATTAGGATATTATCTAATCAGTGATGGCGGTCGTACTCCATATCGTTTACATATCAGACGACCTTGTTTTATTTACTATCAGGCATATCCCGAAATGATAAAAGGAGCATATCTAAGTGATGCAATATTAACGATGAGTTCAATGAATGTAATTGCCGGAGAACTGGATGCTTAA